CTCGAAACCTGCAAGACCGAAGGCCTTTGGGATGCACTCCGCAATTTCGAGATAGGCTACGTGCTTACCGAGACGGGCCATTCCGTCAAGGGCGCCATGCAGACGCGCTCGGCTGCGAACCAGTTCGAAGATGCCAAGGATTACGAGTCCAAGGCCTTCTATGCGATTTACGCCTACTACGTCGACAATAGCTTTGGCTGGCTCCCGTTCAAGTCGGACAATCGCGAAGCGTACCTCAAGATTCTCGATTCCGGCTCTCTGCGTTCGGCTAGGTTCTGGCCGCTGTTCCTGACACCGCTCATCTGGATGCATTACGACCGCAAGGACTACAAGACGGGACTTTCGCTTGCTGAACGTGGACTCAAGAAGGCTCCGAACCATCCGGTGATGCTCCAGATTAAGGCCGATATGCTTTACAGGCTCGAGCGTTACGGCGAAGCCGCCGCCATTTATGAGAAGAGCGCTGCCGACTACCTGGAACGCACGGGCAAGTCCATTCGCTACTGGTGCTCTGTATTGAATCTCATCCGCATCTACCACGATGCCGGCGACGACACCAAGTCCCAAGAACAGCGCGAAAAGCTCAACGACCCAGATTA
This genomic stretch from Fibrobacter sp. UWB2 harbors:
- a CDS encoding M48 family metallopeptidase — its product is MLKRFIAPLLMVAGISVADEPSFALSSAQNELAEKITQKTMELNYVEAFNLARKLRLENDGVGCVFQNIIRVSMYDDKGDTTSLKVAAKNLETCKTEGLWDALRNFEIGYVLTETGHSVKGAMQTRSAANQFEDAKDYESKAFYAIYAYYVDNSFGWLPFKSDNREAYLKILDSGSLRSARFWPLFLTPLIWMHYDRKDYKTGLSLAERGLKKAPNHPVMLQIKADMLYRLERYGEAAAIYEKSAADYLERTGKSIRYWCSVLNLIRIYHDAGDDTKSQEQREKLNDPDYQKLKKWMPGSLIDDLTDRKLI